A genomic stretch from Oscarella lobularis chromosome 11, ooOscLobu1.1, whole genome shotgun sequence includes:
- the LOC136193185 gene encoding protein kinase C-binding protein NELL1-like codes for MVIGRASWFAVLCLVYIGVLQSAIGHGDGSDRSLHLHRYDSTEFAAGSEQSRQILNRLGSSRNFTLEATINFAPKTKKVLVSIKSGKGAMHLWGFEVRPRKNQVVVRYYCAGEPKTLVTYYSLEPDVDHHVTITFANETALFYVNCSRIYSFCIQCLVDRKLPANRWVTAGTVVSPPKSATASNMRLYTDSFPADDPSCFRKMMDSDYSRQQMALMTKMKKKMEALKQDLLNSEMQVRNLSNVVRVKVDELSAWDGCECLKHCHDAEGELRLNGTSWRDEDENCTCSNGRVECECKIDSCPRHYSLLPVAGQKCPKCFKDCRRGNHYIAFNSSEIITDGGVQRNCTCSKESNQQREIINCIKVEQIKSQESFACVLCHVNAACNGTMCKCKEGFEGNGFNCTDIDECQTPCSGDHEVCINTIGSFRCDCKPNYIKVPIAGCVHSSAFG; via the exons ATGGTCATTGGTCGGGCTTCATGGTTCGCCGTTCTATGTCTCGTCTACATCGGCGTTCTCCAGAGCGCAATCGGTCACG GCGACGGTAGCGACCGTTCCCTACATTTGCACCGCTACGATTCGACGGAATTCGCCGCCGGATCGGAGCAGAGCCGACAGATTCTCAATCGTTTGGGTTCGAGCCGGAACTTCACTTTGGAGGCGACGATCAATTTTGCGCCTAAAACAAAGAAAGTGCTCGTATCAATTAAATCAGGAAAAGGGGCCATGCATTTGTGGGGATTCGAAGTGCGTCCCCGAAAGAATCAAGTGGTCGTCCGTTACTATTGCGCAGGAGAGCCCAAGACTCTCGTCACGTATTACAGCCTTGAGCCGGATGTCGATCATCACGTCACAATTACTTTCGCCAACGAGACCGCTCTTTTCTATGTCAATTGCAGTCGCATCTATAGCTTCTGTATTCAGTGTTTAGTCGACCGCAAATTGCCCGCAAACAGATGGGTCACGGCTGGCACCGTCGTCTCTCCCCCCAAGAGCGCCACTGCATCC AATATGCGGCTTTATACCGATTCGTTTCCTGCCGACGACCCAAGTTGCTTTAGAAAGATGATGGACAGTGACTATTCTCGGCAGCAAATGGCGTTAATGactaaaatgaaaaaaa AAATGGAAGCCTTGAAGCAGG ACCTACTCAATTCAGAAATGCAAGTTAGGAATCTTTCTAATGTGGTTCGCGTAAAAGTCGACGAACTGTCTGCTTGGGATGGATGCGAATGTTTGAAGCACTGCCACGACGCAGAAGGCGAGCTTCGGCTAAACGGAACTTCGTGGAGAGATGAGGATGAGAACTGCACGTGCTCG AACGGACGTGTTGAATGTGAATGCAAAATCGATTCTTGTCCTCGTCACTACTCATTGCTCCCAGTGGCAGGTCAAAAGTGTCCCAAGTGTTTCA AGGACTGTCGGCGCGGAAACCATTACATTGCTTTCAATTCGTCTGAGATAATCACTGATGGTGGAGTACAAAGGAATTGCACGTGCAGT AAAGAGTCTAACCAGCAGAGAGAGATCATCAATTGTATCAAAGTAGAACAGATAAAATCCCAAGAAT CTTTCGCTTGCGTTCTATGTCATGTGAACGCGGCGTGTAATGGGACAATGTGCAAATGCAAGGAAGGATTTGAAGGAAACGGCTTCAATTGCACAG atattgacgaatgtcaAACTCCTTGTTCTGGTGATCATGAAGTGTGCATAAACACAATCGGGAGTTTTCGTTGTGACTGCAAGCCTAACTATATAAAAGTACCTATAGCAGGCTGCGTACACTCATCAGCATTTGGCTAA
- the LOC136193195 gene encoding tropomyosin alpha-1 chain-like encodes MMVGSVFVLFVISFVAGKGENGNGVPEGDCAHRIAELEQAVEAAQKQSKENADCEHVANEWKSKVEQSEQKCVDSISERNLAYSENVKTLHDEIEMLREMVSSSEADVHDHDDGEELDAEHLKRELEQLRNQLNESGNLDELKQQIKKLNADLAAEKERLEIAESSLKKAKEDAEASNEAVERKLDKMTKKVEEETLAKTQATENLQSLESKLKKAEEASAQLQSVINEQKETIKDLKADEEDIEALKEARDSLEDEYELMKSRVEVQTAEIEEGKTKLEKANQEMNELQEKQTTHEDQVDGLNLKFRIAVASVVLLLVHEVYLFIRKRPSKKKSGGEQSGGKEKQPKKKKK; translated from the exons ATGATGGTAGGGTCAGTTTTTGTTCTGTTCGTCATTTCCTTCGTCGCGGGCAAAG GAGAGAACGGAAATGGGGTCCCCGAAGGTGATTGCGCCCATCGAATCGCCGAATTGGAACAAGCTGTCGAGGCGGCGCAGAAACAGTCGAAGGAGAATGCTGATTGCGAGCACGTTGCGAACGAGTGGAAGTCGAAGGTGGAGCAGAGCGAGCAGAAATGCGTTGATTCGATCAGCGAGAGAAATCTCGCTTATTCCGAGAATGTCAAGACGCTtcacgacgaaatcgagatGTTGCGAGAAATGgtgtcgtcgtccgaagCGGACGTTCACGATCACGACGACGGGGAGGAATTGGATGCCGAACATTTGAAAAGGGAATTGGAGCAATTGAGAAATCAGCTCAACGAAAGTGGAAACCTCGACGAACTAAAACAGCAgatcaaaaaattgaatgcAGATTTGGCagcggaaaaggaaagactAGAAATTGCTGAAAGTAGtttgaaaaaagcgaaagaggaCGCTGAGGCGAGCAATGAAGCAGTGGAGCGAAAATTAGACaaaatgacgaagaaagtGGAAGAGGAAACACTGGCAAAGACTCAAGCCACAGAAAACCTGCAGTCACTCGAGTCCAAGCTCAAAAAGGCCGAGGAAGCGTCTGCTCAACTCCAGAGTGTAATCAATGAACAGAAAGAGACGATAAAAGACCTCAAAGCTGACGAGGAAGATATTGAAGCGCTGAAAGAAGCAAGGGACTCGTTAGAAGACGAATACGAACTGATGAAGTCCCGCGTCGAAGTACAAACGgcagaaatcgaagaagggAAAACCAAACTAGAGAAAGCAAATCAAGAAATGAACGAGCTACAGGAAAAGCAGACGACTCACGAAGATCAAGTCGACGGGCtgaatttgaaatttcgaaTAGCCGTCGCTTCCGTCGTCTTACTCCTAGTCCACGAAGTCTACCTTTTCATAAGAAAGAGaccgtcgaaaaagaagagcggtGGCGAGCAGAGTGGGGGAAAGGAAAAACagccaaaaaagaaaaagaaatga
- the LOC136193197 gene encoding transaldolase-like → MSTLEQLRQYTVVVADTGDFDLIAKYKPTDATTNPSLVLAASEKPQYAHLVKDAVKYGKSVSDDLNEQVSAASDKLFVNFGLEILKLVPGRVSTEVDARLSFDREASIAKAKRFIELYEAEGISRDRILIKLGSTWEGIQAAGELESSNGIHCNLTLLFSFAQAVACAEAGVTLISPFVGRIYDYYKKETGVESYPNPADDPGVKSVTRIYNYYKKFGYKTVVMGASFRNTGQITGLAGCDLLTISPSLLEKLSSSTDPVTQALSAEAAQQLDIEKINLDEKSFRWLHNEDAMAVNKLSEGIRKFAADQVKLENKIKELLVQ, encoded by the exons ATGTCGACACTCGAACAATTGAGACAGTACACGGTTGTCGTTGCTGACACAGGCGATTTCGACC TGATCGCCAAATATAAGCCAACCGATGCGACGACCAATCCGTCGCTCGTTCTGGCAGCCAGCGAAAAGCCCCAGTACGCTCACTTGGTCAAGGACGCCGTCAAATACGGAAAATCCGTCTCCGA CGACTTGAACGAACAAGTGTCTGCAGCGTCCGACAAACTG TTCGTTAATTTTGGACTCGAAATTCTCAAGTTGGTTCCCGGTCGCGTTTCGACTGAAGTCGATGCTAG ATTGTCGTTCGATCGTGAGGCGAGCATTGCCAAGGCGAAACGCTTCATTGAGCTCTACGAAGCAGAAGGAATAAGCCGAGATCGTATTCTCATTAAATTGGGCTCTACTTGGGAAGGAATTCAAGCGGCGGG gGAATTGGAATCTTCTAATGGAATCCACTGCAATTTGACCCTGCTGTTCTCCTTTGCTCAG GCTGTTGCTTGCGCCGAGGCTGGAGTGACCCTCATCTCTCCTTTTGTGGGTCGCATTTATGATTATTACAAGAAGGAGACTGGAGTGGAATCTTATCCCAATCCTGCTGATGACCCAG GCGTCAAGTCCGTCACCCGAATTTATAACTACTACAAGAAGTTTGGATACAAGACGGTTGTCATGGGAGCGTCATTTCGTAACACAGGCCAGATTACGGGGCTTGCTGGTTGCGATCTTCTTACCATCAG tccttctcttcttgaGAAATTGAGCTCGTCTACTGATCCTGTTACTCAGGCTCTTTCAGCCGAAGCGG CTCAACAATTGGACATTGAGAAGATAAACTTGGACGAGAAATCGTTCCGTTGGCTGCACAACGAAGACGCCATGGCCGTCAACAAGTTATCTGAGGGCATACGGAAATTCGCTGCGGATCAGGTCAAACTGGAGAATAAGATCAAAGAGCTGCTTGTTCAGTAG